ttttattgcatggaaAGTTAATAAAGAAAAACCTGATTATTATACATAACGAGGGTTAAATCAACGTGCCatgtaaaataatttttgaaatagTTTGCTAAGACCCTCTTCGATCATAACACCAATGTGGTGTGGTGTCGTGGTGGTGGATTCAATctagaggtgtcacatttatttattttttaaaattattttgtttaattaaataatattttttgtaattttttttattattatgtaattttaaataaatataattagtcacttgaatttttaaaatattaattataaaattattaaatattaattataaaatttttaataaaatataaatttaataaataacaaaattaaattattaatgtgctaaaaaatcaaatcataaataattattaaaaattaagatttttaaaaaaaatgagtgTGTAGATGAGTTGGAGAAAATTTTACGGGACGTAAACTTCTAATGCGGTGGCTAAAGCCTCCCATTCCAAAACCCTAATTCGGAACATTTTTCCCTTAATTTTCTGGCTTCTCGATTTTGAAGCGATTTTGTGTGAGCTAAGTGGAATCTGCCCGTAGATATCAGAAAGCCCTTTTAACTGATTAACGTAAAAACTAAATCTTTGTTTTGTCGAGGTAAAATAAATGGCCTACAGGCGGAGCATCACAGCTAGAGGACAGCTGTTTTATCAACTGCGGGATCGAATCGCCCCCTCATTTTCACACATTCATCGTGCTGAGAACCATCTTGAAGAATCGCATACCAATGCCACTTCCAGGAACGATGGAATCCCAAATTTTTTTCAGCAACGTTGTTTTTTCGGCCGCGAAAATGGGTTCGGAAAGCTTAATGGGACGAAAAAGATGTTTCAAGATCATAAATTTACGATTTCGGCCTGCTGTGGGTTTGCTTTTGCCAGGAATTTCTCGAGTGGTGGTGTTGGAGAAGGAGCGGCTGATAATATTGAGATTATGTCTGATGTGGCTGATGCATTCGGGGATAAAGCTGTGGAGTTGGCTGCGCAGGTGGCGCCGGTGGTGAATGAGGTGGCAGCTGTAGCGGCAGATTCGATCTTTCCTGTGGCGGCGCTCCAGTACTTGATTGGTTATGTGCATATGCATACGGGATTTAATTGGTGAGGACATTTAGATTTCACACACTATAAAGTTTTATCCTTCTCATAGATTTAGCGCAATACAGCTGCTGCAAGGGAAATAATTATTATCAAAACTACAACTTTAATGGTAAATGTGTGGTCTATAGCACAGAGATATGGAAGTTTGGCTTTCAtgggaaattttatttaaaaccaGCAAATGCGGGTGGCAAATCGAAAGACTGGACTATTCAAAGACACTTTAGTAATTATGGGAAAGTTTTATTGATTGAAATTTTGAGAATTTTGGTGGCATTTATGACTGCCACTTATATTATGAACTCATTGTTGAAAGTGTGATTTGGAGTATGAGCGAACACCACATACTTTAAGCATTTTATCGATGTGACCCATGTGGCTGTGGCTGTTCTTTTGTATGTGATGGAAAGGAGACCTTTTAAGGCGTATTAATAATCTTATGATTGCTTTGAAATGTAAGTTGGAATTTAATTGGGTTGGTTGTGCTTTGCATTGTTGATTGGCTAAGTGACGATGATCtcttcaaaatttaaattgtGTTAGGTGGGCTTCAATTGCATTGACAACTATTCTGATCCGTGGGATTCAGCTGCCTCTTATGATAAATCAGCTGATTTCTACTTCAAAATTAACTGTAAGGGTCGTAGCTGCACGTTCTTTTCATTGCATTTTGTTGTTCATTCAGCTTTTCGTGACACTACCTGGCATATGACACTACCTGGCATATTGAAGTGCCTATTTCTTTCTTACTCGTGTCTGCATACTTTGTCATGGAAATCTCCATCCAATTTACTCCATAGTTACGAGTGACAAGGGGGTGGACTGATAAATAAGATTTTAGTTTGGTACTATGTGAAATGAAATTTACTTGTCATCTCCCCCAAACTTTTTACTCTGTGCAGTAGAGGAG
The Primulina eburnea isolate SZY01 chromosome 5, ASM2296580v1, whole genome shotgun sequence genome window above contains:
- the LOC140832062 gene encoding mitochondrial inner membrane protein OXA1-like isoform X2, giving the protein MAYRRSITARGQLFYQLRDRIAPSFSHIHRAENHLEESHTNATSRNDGIPNFFQQRCFFGRENGFGKLNGTKKMFQDHKFTISACCGFAFARNFSSGGVGEGAADNIEIMSDVADAFGDKAVELAAQVAPVVNEVAAVAADSIFPVAALQYLIGYVHMHTGFNWWASIALTTILIRGIQLPLMINQLISTSKLTLLRPRLEEIKEEMQNKDMSPDAVADGQARIKELLKEYGVTPFTPLKGLLISGPIFCSFFFAIRKLTENVPSFKEGGALWFTDLTTPDSLFILPVLTALTFWITVECNAQEGLEGNPTANTIKNVSRVFAVLTIPLTASFPKGETNPFGFSDKEA